In one Streptomyces sp. NBC_01288 genomic region, the following are encoded:
- a CDS encoding LacI family DNA-binding transcriptional regulator: MARRTGRVTATDVAKEAGVSQTTVSYVLNDVSHQKISDQTRRKVLDAVAKLGYEPSAAARALRLGRSDLVLLFLPDVPVGGTLTALVELLGDELERHGLNLVTRRERHAPLKSLWRELMPAAVMTAFDVGADDMASMRAAGIHVVSAGMGPAVAPGVLTVPQTLIGAMQVERLAATGHTRIGYAAPGDPRLRDFLDLRLDGARTACKECGLEPPVVLDVPLDISAAAAAAEQWHAAVPAVTGVCAYNDETAFALLAGMRRVGLAAPGDLAVIGVDNDKLAPFAVPPLTTIDNNLDVAVGRIARMIVNGVTGQSQPPVPQVTPLTLVVRESA; the protein is encoded by the coding sequence ATGGCGCGCAGGACCGGCCGCGTGACGGCGACCGACGTCGCCAAGGAGGCGGGGGTCTCGCAGACCACGGTCAGCTATGTGCTGAACGACGTGTCGCACCAGAAGATCTCCGACCAGACCCGGCGCAAAGTGCTCGACGCGGTGGCCAAGCTGGGCTACGAACCGTCGGCCGCCGCACGCGCCCTGCGCCTGGGCCGCAGCGATCTCGTGCTGCTGTTCCTCCCGGACGTTCCCGTCGGCGGCACGCTGACCGCCCTGGTCGAACTGCTCGGCGACGAACTGGAACGGCACGGTCTGAACCTCGTCACCCGACGCGAGCGGCACGCCCCCCTCAAGTCGCTGTGGCGCGAGCTGATGCCGGCGGCCGTGATGACGGCCTTCGATGTCGGCGCCGACGACATGGCCAGCATGCGGGCGGCCGGCATCCACGTGGTCAGCGCCGGGATGGGCCCCGCGGTCGCCCCGGGTGTCCTGACCGTGCCCCAGACCCTGATCGGCGCGATGCAGGTCGAGCGGCTCGCGGCGACGGGACACACGCGCATCGGCTACGCGGCCCCCGGGGACCCCCGGCTCCGGGACTTCCTGGACCTGCGGCTCGACGGCGCCCGTACCGCCTGCAAGGAGTGCGGTCTCGAACCGCCGGTCGTGCTGGACGTGCCCCTCGACATCTCGGCGGCCGCCGCGGCGGCCGAGCAGTGGCACGCGGCCGTGCCCGCCGTCACGGGGGTGTGCGCCTACAACGACGAGACGGCCTTCGCCCTCCTCGCGGGGATGCGCCGGGTGGGCCTCGCCGCCCCCGGCGACCTGGCCGTGATCGGCGTCGACAACGACAAGCTGGCGCCGTTCGCGGTACCGCCGCTGACGACGATCGACAACAACCTCGACGTCGCCGTGGGCCGTATCGCCCGCATGATCGTCAACGGCGTGACCGGCCAATCCCAGCCACCGGTACCCCAGGTGACCCCACTGACGCTGGTCGTCCGCGAGTCCGCCTGA
- a CDS encoding glycoside hydrolase family 43 protein, with translation MTLPNPVLPGFHPDPSITRVGDDYYLACSSFEYLPGVPLFHSRDLVRWEQIGNVVTRPGQLAVEKVPTLGGAWAPTIRFHDGRFWLVVTDAMGRGSLIFTAEQAEGPWSDGIVMQGVPGIDPDLAWDTDGTCFVTYSGLQLDGDHAGEHLGIQQVRMDLETGQALEEPRSLWSGTGLMFPEAPHLYEIDGTWYLLIAEGGTERGHSVSIARGTRPDGPFEGGPANPVLSARSTARPVQNTGHADLVRTPDGGWALFLLGMRPGGLTRAFSPMGRETFSTTLEWVDGWPVVQPVELTAPTAPVEHHDDFTGAQLGPEWLSIRTPAADWSSLTERPGHLVVQADGSTMDDPRPRFVGRRQQHQAAAFSVRVDSAGGVGGLSLRIDERHHYDIEVGAGVARARARVGGLCQTWEQPLAAGPVTVRIETEPVSGMGLDALGPDVVRLSVDSGTGPVELAALDGRYVSAETAASFTGRVVGMYAAEGTVAFGQFRYRGED, from the coding sequence ATGACCCTGCCCAACCCCGTCCTCCCCGGCTTCCACCCGGACCCCAGCATCACCCGCGTCGGCGACGACTACTACCTCGCGTGCTCCAGCTTCGAGTACCTCCCCGGTGTACCGCTGTTCCACAGCCGCGACCTGGTGCGGTGGGAGCAGATCGGCAACGTGGTAACCCGGCCGGGGCAGTTGGCGGTGGAGAAGGTCCCCACGCTCGGCGGTGCCTGGGCGCCCACCATCAGGTTCCACGACGGACGCTTCTGGCTGGTCGTCACCGACGCGATGGGACGCGGCAGTCTCATCTTCACCGCCGAACAGGCCGAGGGACCCTGGTCCGACGGCATCGTCATGCAGGGTGTGCCGGGCATCGACCCGGACCTCGCGTGGGACACCGACGGCACCTGCTTCGTCACCTACTCGGGACTCCAGCTCGACGGCGACCACGCCGGCGAGCACCTCGGCATCCAGCAGGTCCGCATGGACCTGGAGACGGGCCAAGCCCTCGAAGAACCCCGGTCGTTGTGGTCGGGCACGGGCCTCATGTTCCCCGAGGCACCGCACCTCTACGAGATCGACGGCACCTGGTACCTCCTGATCGCCGAGGGCGGCACCGAGCGCGGGCACTCCGTGAGCATCGCCCGCGGCACCCGCCCTGACGGCCCCTTCGAAGGCGGCCCGGCCAACCCGGTGCTCAGCGCCCGCAGCACCGCCCGCCCGGTCCAGAACACCGGCCACGCCGACCTCGTCCGCACTCCCGACGGCGGCTGGGCGCTGTTCCTGCTGGGGATGCGCCCCGGCGGTCTGACGAGGGCGTTCTCTCCGATGGGCCGGGAGACATTCAGCACGACGCTGGAATGGGTTGACGGCTGGCCGGTGGTGCAGCCAGTTGAACTCACTGCGCCCACCGCACCGGTTGAGCACCACGACGACTTCACCGGCGCCCAACTCGGCCCGGAGTGGCTCTCCATACGGACACCGGCCGCCGACTGGTCATCGCTCACCGAACGACCGGGCCACCTCGTCGTACAGGCCGACGGCTCCACCATGGACGACCCGCGGCCACGGTTCGTCGGGCGCCGCCAGCAGCACCAGGCGGCCGCCTTCTCGGTCCGCGTGGACAGCGCCGGGGGAGTCGGCGGCCTGAGCCTGCGAATCGACGAACGCCATCACTACGACATCGAGGTGGGCGCCGGTGTCGCCCGTGCCCGGGCTCGGGTGGGCGGGCTCTGCCAGACCTGGGAGCAGCCGCTTGCCGCAGGGCCGGTGACCGTACGGATCGAGACCGAGCCGGTCAGCGGCATGGGTCTCGACGCCCTCGGCCCGGACGTGGTCCGCCTGTCCGTCGACTCCGGCACCGGACCGGTCGAACTCGCGGCGCTCGACGGCCGCTACGTCTCCGCCGAGACCGCCGCGTCCTTCACCGGCCGAGTCGTCGGCATGTACGCCGCTGAAGGGACCGTCGCCTTCGGCCAGTTCAGGTACCGGGGCGAGGACTGA
- a CDS encoding ABC transporter substrate-binding protein: protein MRRIALTAVSAVLMLSAAACGSGSGSGSGKAATGGTLTLAPLVAAQPWDLADAGLGNNTQYYQPVYDSLLRLSPTAEVKPNLATKWSYNAARTVLTMTLRTGVKFTDGTALDATAVKTNLLHTEKGTSEAAGQLKGITGVDVVNATTVEIRLSVPDPSLVPNLGNVAGMIASPKAIAAGTIKTTPVGSGPYTLDKSATTDGSTYTFVRNQGYWNKAAFPFDKIVLKPLTDPTAVLNALRSGQVNGALLASAKNVAPAKSSGLNVTKYTSGDVEGVYIWDREGKIVKALGDVRVRQALNYAFDRSTIVKTAKQGLGKATTQIFNPGGSAFDSSLDSKYTYDPAKAKQLLAEAGYPNGFSVTVPDVSSVFPDQQAAMVQQLEDIGIKVKVDKIPVTQFISALLAGKYPLSYMTLASFRPWDTIQIEVGKSALWNPLHSSDPKVTDLITKAQSATGAAQDALFKQLNTYLVDQAWNAPWDSVENTYATTKNVTFTPQTFAAVPPIYNFKPAG from the coding sequence ATGCGAAGAATCGCGCTGACCGCCGTATCGGCTGTCCTGATGTTGTCCGCGGCCGCGTGCGGCTCGGGATCGGGATCCGGTTCGGGCAAGGCGGCCACCGGCGGCACCCTCACCCTGGCCCCCCTGGTCGCGGCCCAGCCATGGGATCTGGCCGACGCCGGTCTCGGCAACAACACGCAGTACTACCAGCCCGTATACGACTCGCTGCTCCGGCTGTCCCCGACGGCCGAGGTCAAGCCCAACCTGGCCACCAAGTGGTCGTACAACGCGGCCCGTACGGTCCTCACGATGACCCTGCGCACCGGCGTCAAGTTCACCGACGGCACCGCCCTGGACGCGACGGCGGTCAAGACCAACCTGTTGCACACCGAGAAGGGCACCAGCGAGGCCGCGGGCCAGCTCAAGGGCATCACCGGCGTCGACGTCGTCAACGCCACCACGGTCGAGATCAGGCTCTCGGTGCCCGACCCCTCCCTCGTCCCGAACCTCGGCAACGTGGCCGGCATGATCGCCAGCCCCAAGGCCATCGCCGCGGGCACGATCAAGACCACCCCGGTGGGCTCGGGGCCGTACACCCTGGACAAGTCCGCGACCACGGACGGCAGTACGTACACCTTCGTGCGCAACCAGGGCTACTGGAACAAGGCCGCCTTCCCCTTCGACAAGATCGTCCTCAAGCCGCTGACCGACCCGACCGCCGTGCTCAACGCGCTGCGCTCCGGGCAGGTCAACGGCGCGCTACTGGCCAGTGCCAAGAACGTCGCGCCGGCCAAGAGCAGCGGGCTGAACGTCACCAAGTACACCTCCGGTGACGTCGAGGGCGTCTACATCTGGGACCGCGAAGGGAAGATCGTCAAGGCGCTCGGCGACGTCCGGGTCCGCCAGGCCCTGAACTACGCCTTCGACCGCTCCACGATCGTCAAGACGGCCAAGCAGGGACTGGGCAAGGCGACGACCCAGATCTTCAACCCGGGCGGCTCGGCCTTCGACAGCTCGCTCGACTCCAAGTACACCTACGACCCCGCCAAGGCCAAGCAGCTGCTGGCCGAGGCCGGCTACCCGAACGGTTTCTCGGTCACCGTCCCGGACGTGTCGTCGGTCTTCCCGGACCAACAGGCCGCCATGGTGCAGCAGTTGGAGGACATCGGGATCAAGGTCAAGGTCGACAAGATCCCGGTCACGCAGTTCATCAGCGCCCTTCTCGCGGGCAAGTACCCGCTGTCGTACATGACGTTGGCCTCCTTCCGCCCCTGGGACACCATCCAGATCGAGGTGGGAAAGAGCGCGCTGTGGAACCCGCTGCACAGCTCGGACCCGAAGGTCACCGACCTCATCACCAAGGCGCAGTCCGCGACCGGTGCCGCCCAGGACGCGCTGTTCAAGCAGCTCAACACGTACCTCGTCGACCAGGCGTGGAACGCGCCCTGGGACTCCGTGGAGAACACCTACGCCACGACCAAGAACGTCACCTTCACGCCGCAGACGTTCGCCGCCGTCCCGCCGATCTACAACTTCAAGCCCGCTGGCTGA
- a CDS encoding dipeptide/oligopeptide/nickel ABC transporter permease/ATP-binding protein has product MTLPQSEEPAGAVATAVAAQGRTGLLRRLLRDPVAVTCLVLLALISLASLFAPLLTSQDPAHTSLTDSLAPISGTHPLGGDGVGRDVLARLLYGGRTSLLGALLAVAVAVAIGVPAGLVAGYYRKWFDAVSSWVSNLLMAVPAIIVLLVVMSAVGQNTYLAMAVFGLLMSPGVFRLIRASVISVREELYVDAARVSGLTDARIIRRHILPVVQAPTIIQAAQMLGLGIVIQSGLEFLGLGSATQASWGSMLNDAFGNIYTKPVLMVWPGVALAVTVATFGLLGNALRDALDGSATGGRKKSRGATTRKPTADKKAPPVTVEAGETDEALLVLEGLTVSYPTAQGEKTVVDGVSLTVRRGEVLGLVGESGSGKSQTAFAVLGLLPREAQVATARLEFDGTELGRLGRAAMNRYRGHRIAYVPQEPMSNLDPSFRIGAQLVEPVRRHLGLSAAEAKAKTLGLLERVGISDPERVFRSYPHQISGGMAQRVLIAGAVSCEPDLLIADEPTTALDVTVQAEVLDLMRSLQRERNMGVILVTHDFGVVADICDRVTVMQTGTVVESAPVAELFAAPQHPYTRMLLSSTLEDAEPRSALSLNRTVSASVAGATDTAGITNSAGTTHTGRQEGPA; this is encoded by the coding sequence ATGACGCTTCCCCAGTCCGAAGAGCCGGCGGGCGCGGTCGCCACGGCCGTAGCCGCGCAGGGACGGACCGGACTCCTGCGCCGACTGCTGCGCGACCCGGTGGCCGTGACCTGCCTGGTGCTGCTCGCCCTCATCTCCCTGGCCAGCCTCTTCGCACCCCTGCTGACCAGCCAGGACCCGGCCCACACCTCACTGACCGACAGCCTCGCCCCGATCAGCGGCACACACCCGCTGGGCGGCGACGGCGTCGGCCGCGACGTCCTGGCCCGACTCCTCTACGGCGGCCGGACCAGCCTGCTCGGCGCGCTGCTCGCGGTGGCCGTCGCCGTGGCGATCGGCGTGCCCGCCGGTCTGGTGGCCGGCTACTACCGCAAGTGGTTCGACGCGGTGAGCAGTTGGGTCTCCAACCTGCTGATGGCCGTACCCGCGATCATCGTGCTCCTCGTCGTGATGTCCGCGGTGGGCCAGAACACCTACCTCGCCATGGCGGTCTTCGGCCTGCTGATGTCACCGGGCGTCTTCCGGCTGATCCGCGCCTCGGTGATCTCCGTGCGCGAGGAGCTGTACGTCGACGCGGCACGGGTGTCCGGTCTGACGGACGCCCGGATCATCCGCCGGCACATCCTGCCCGTCGTGCAGGCGCCGACCATCATCCAGGCCGCCCAGATGCTCGGCCTCGGCATCGTCATCCAGTCCGGGCTCGAATTCCTCGGCCTGGGCTCGGCGACGCAGGCGAGCTGGGGCTCCATGCTCAACGACGCCTTCGGCAACATCTACACGAAGCCGGTCCTGATGGTCTGGCCCGGAGTGGCGCTCGCCGTGACCGTCGCCACGTTCGGCCTGCTGGGCAACGCCCTGCGGGACGCGCTGGACGGGAGCGCGACGGGCGGGCGGAAGAAGTCGCGTGGCGCTACGACCCGTAAGCCGACCGCGGACAAGAAGGCACCGCCCGTCACAGTTGAGGCGGGTGAGACGGACGAAGCCCTGCTCGTCCTGGAAGGCCTGACCGTCTCCTACCCGACGGCCCAGGGCGAGAAGACCGTCGTCGACGGCGTCTCCCTGACGGTCCGCCGGGGCGAAGTCCTCGGACTGGTGGGGGAGTCGGGTTCGGGCAAGAGCCAAACAGCCTTCGCCGTCCTCGGGTTGCTACCCCGGGAGGCCCAAGTCGCCACCGCGCGGCTGGAGTTCGACGGCACGGAACTGGGACGGCTCGGCCGCGCCGCGATGAACCGCTACCGCGGCCACCGGATCGCCTACGTCCCGCAGGAACCGATGTCCAACCTCGACCCCTCCTTCCGTATCGGCGCCCAACTGGTCGAACCGGTACGCCGACACCTCGGCCTGTCCGCGGCCGAGGCGAAGGCGAAGACCCTCGGCCTGCTGGAACGCGTCGGCATCTCCGACCCCGAACGGGTCTTCCGCTCCTACCCGCACCAGATCTCCGGCGGTATGGCGCAACGCGTCCTCATCGCCGGCGCCGTGTCCTGCGAACCGGACCTGCTGATCGCCGACGAGCCGACCACCGCCCTCGACGTGACCGTGCAGGCCGAGGTGCTCGACCTGATGCGGTCCCTTCAGCGCGAGCGGAACATGGGCGTGATCCTGGTGACCCACGACTTCGGCGTGGTGGCCGACATCTGCGACCGCGTGACGGTCATGCAGACCGGCACGGTCGTCGAGTCCGCACCCGTGGCGGAGTTGTTCGCCGCTCCGCAACACCCGTACACCCGCATGCTCCTGTCCTCCACGTTGGAGGACGCCGAGCCGCGGTCCGCGCTGAGCCTGAACCGCACCGTGTCGGCGAGCGTCGCGGGAGCCACGGACACCGCAGGCATCACGAACAGCGCGGGCACCACGCACACCGGACGTCAGGAGGGTCCGGCATGA
- a CDS encoding ATP-binding cassette domain-containing protein — MNGTPNKELPIEPLLVADELVVEYPAKGWRKPPFRVLKGVSIAIGAGETLGLVGESGSGKTTLGRAVLGLAPIASGTVRYDGKVISGLGARERRALSSDIQVVFQDPYTSLNPAMTVNDILSEPLRVAGTPRTEAEKRVRDLLDHVRLPADAGERLPREFSGGQRQRIAIARALSRDPRVIVCDEPVSALDLSTQARVLDLFVEIQERTGVAYLFVTHDLSVVRHISHRVAVMRGGEIIETGDAATVTTAPQHPYTQRLLLAAPVPDPERQAERRAERRRLADASAASPGASTAVSTTAPTSGDRA; from the coding sequence ATGAACGGTACGCCGAACAAGGAACTCCCGATCGAACCCCTGCTGGTCGCCGACGAGTTGGTCGTTGAGTACCCGGCGAAAGGCTGGCGCAAGCCGCCGTTCCGGGTGCTGAAGGGCGTGTCGATCGCCATCGGCGCGGGCGAGACCCTCGGACTGGTCGGCGAGTCGGGATCGGGCAAGACCACGCTGGGCCGGGCCGTCCTCGGGCTGGCTCCGATCGCCTCCGGCACCGTCCGCTACGACGGCAAGGTCATCTCGGGTCTCGGCGCGAGGGAACGCCGGGCGCTGAGCAGCGACATCCAGGTGGTGTTCCAGGACCCGTACACCTCCCTCAACCCGGCGATGACCGTGAACGACATCCTCAGCGAACCGCTGCGCGTCGCGGGAACCCCTCGGACGGAGGCCGAGAAGCGGGTGCGGGACCTGCTCGACCACGTACGGCTGCCCGCCGACGCGGGGGAGCGGCTGCCGCGCGAGTTCTCCGGCGGACAGCGCCAACGCATCGCCATCGCACGGGCGTTGTCCCGGGACCCGCGCGTCATCGTCTGCGACGAACCGGTCAGCGCACTGGACCTGTCGACCCAGGCCCGGGTACTGGACCTGTTCGTCGAGATCCAGGAACGCACCGGCGTCGCCTACCTCTTCGTCACCCACGACCTCTCCGTGGTCCGGCACATCAGCCATCGGGTGGCGGTCATGCGCGGCGGAGAGATCATCGAGACCGGCGACGCGGCCACCGTCACCACCGCGCCCCAACACCCTTATACGCAACGCCTGTTGCTGGCCGCCCCCGTGCCGGACCCGGAGCGGCAGGCGGAACGCCGGGCCGAGCGGCGCCGGTTGGCCGACGCCTCAGCCGCGTCCCCGGGCGCCTCCACAGCCGTATCCACGACCGCCCCGACGTCGGGAGACCGAGCATGA
- a CDS encoding ABC transporter permease: protein MIVFLVRRIVAGLVLVLVIATTTFALMGLTGSDPVRQIVGQTATQQQVTAKSAELGLDQPFVVRYGHWLADAVHGNLGSSWFSGESVTSSLENKLPVTLSIVLAALLVSAVLSTVLGVAAAVRRGALDQVVQLLAVLGFAVPSFLVALVFAVVIGVDLGWLPATGYVPLADSAGGWLRSITLPALSLSVGAIAATAQQVRGSMVDVLRADYVRTLRSRGISERSLLFRHALRNAAPAALTVLALQFIGLVGGAVVVEKVFGLNGIGSQATSAGSQGDTPVVMGVVVVMVALVVVVNILMDLAYGWLNPKVRVG, encoded by the coding sequence ATGATCGTTTTCTTGGTCCGGCGCATCGTCGCCGGGCTGGTCCTGGTCCTGGTCATCGCGACCACGACCTTCGCGCTGATGGGCCTCACCGGCTCCGACCCGGTCCGCCAGATCGTCGGGCAGACCGCCACCCAGCAGCAGGTGACCGCCAAGTCCGCCGAACTCGGGCTCGACCAGCCCTTCGTGGTCCGCTACGGCCACTGGCTCGCGGACGCGGTGCACGGCAACCTCGGCAGCTCGTGGTTCAGCGGCGAGTCCGTGACGAGTTCGCTGGAGAACAAACTGCCGGTGACCCTGTCGATCGTGCTGGCCGCGCTCTTGGTGTCGGCCGTACTGAGCACGGTGCTGGGCGTGGCCGCCGCGGTCCGCCGGGGCGCCCTGGACCAAGTGGTGCAACTGCTCGCGGTGTTGGGGTTCGCCGTACCCAGCTTCCTGGTCGCCCTGGTGTTCGCCGTCGTGATCGGCGTCGACCTGGGCTGGCTGCCCGCGACCGGCTACGTGCCGCTGGCGGACTCGGCGGGTGGCTGGCTCCGGTCGATCACCCTCCCCGCGTTGTCGCTCTCCGTCGGAGCGATCGCCGCCACCGCCCAACAGGTGCGCGGTTCCATGGTCGACGTCCTGCGCGCCGACTACGTCCGCACCCTGCGCAGCCGTGGCATCAGCGAGCGGAGCCTGTTGTTCCGGCACGCCCTGCGCAACGCCGCCCCGGCCGCGCTGACCGTGCTGGCCCTCCAGTTCATCGGCCTGGTCGGTGGCGCGGTGGTGGTCGAGAAGGTCTTCGGCCTCAACGGGATCGGCAGCCAGGCGACGAGCGCCGGCTCGCAGGGCGACACCCCGGTGGTCATGGGCGTCGTCGTGGTCATGGTCGCCCTCGTCGTGGTGGTCAACATCCTGATGGACCTCGCGTACGGCTGGCTCAACCCGAAGGTGCGTGTCGGATGA
- a CDS encoding beta-galactosidase codes for MGTSSPRMLFGAAYYTEYQPYERLARDLDLMAEAGFSVIRVGESVWSTWEPREGHFELDWLQPVLDAAQDRGIKAIIGTPTYAVPPWLRRKYPETAARSGTGQPIPYGMRQDADYSHPAFRHLAERLVRKIVGRYADHPAVIGWQVDNEPGLRIFHNDSVFQGFLDHLRERYGDVETLNRRWGLTYWSHRLQDWADLWTPDGNSTPSYDLAWRRYQSQLTQEYITWHAELVRGLVPEHHFVTTCVALGQQGLDIATIGRPLDIAGANIYYATQDGLALPGPDEPEGGLYPFFVAWSGPAWLYLQNDMARGIRQEPFLVMETNATSIGGSADNFPLYRGQARQAVWSMVARGARMIEYWHWHSLHYGAETYWGGILGHSLEPGRTYDELSAIAGEFKQAGTAIEGLRPRSDVAMLLSADSRWAMEFMAPLRGNTPAWFGDPRSYDRIVAAFYRGLFDAGLSVDIVSPEQLPSSPEELVDLWPVLVVPALYIADDATLDLLRRYAEAGGHLVLTPRTGYADEEAVARHTVMPGVLRPAAGVRYQEFTNVLTPVTVTPGDMSGPALHGHATAWADGLIAEGATVLAGYDHPHLGQFAAVTTHEYGAGRVTYIGTVPDRELSRSLADWVGTVSLPSDAWREDRPPSVTCTSATTADGAALRFVHNWAWEPVGYRLPGDVHDLFTGEPLAAGTALELGPWDVRLLIERTDNPTSPTPTPAPAPAHSPSPSPRRTP; via the coding sequence ATGGGCACTTCCTCCCCACGCATGCTCTTCGGAGCCGCGTACTACACCGAGTACCAGCCGTACGAGCGGCTCGCGCGGGACCTCGATCTCATGGCCGAGGCCGGGTTCAGCGTCATCCGGGTCGGCGAGTCGGTCTGGTCGACCTGGGAACCCCGCGAAGGCCACTTCGAACTCGACTGGCTGCAACCGGTGCTCGACGCCGCCCAGGACCGGGGCATCAAGGCGATCATCGGCACCCCGACCTACGCCGTCCCGCCCTGGCTGCGCCGCAAGTACCCCGAAACGGCGGCCCGTTCGGGCACCGGGCAACCCATCCCGTACGGCATGCGCCAGGACGCGGACTACTCGCACCCCGCCTTCCGGCATCTCGCCGAACGGCTGGTCCGCAAGATCGTGGGGCGCTACGCCGACCACCCGGCGGTCATCGGCTGGCAGGTCGACAACGAACCCGGCCTACGCATCTTCCACAACGACTCGGTGTTCCAGGGCTTCCTCGACCACCTCCGCGAACGCTACGGCGACGTCGAGACCCTCAACCGCCGCTGGGGGCTCACCTATTGGTCCCACCGCTTGCAGGACTGGGCGGACCTGTGGACCCCCGACGGCAACTCCACCCCGTCGTACGACCTCGCCTGGCGCCGCTATCAATCGCAGCTGACGCAGGAATACATCACCTGGCACGCCGAGTTGGTCCGCGGCCTCGTCCCTGAGCACCACTTCGTCACCACCTGCGTCGCCCTCGGCCAACAGGGCCTGGACATCGCGACGATCGGCCGGCCCCTCGACATCGCCGGGGCGAACATCTACTACGCCACGCAGGACGGGCTGGCGCTGCCGGGTCCCGACGAGCCGGAGGGCGGCCTGTACCCGTTCTTCGTCGCCTGGTCCGGACCCGCCTGGCTCTACCTCCAGAACGACATGGCACGCGGTATCCGCCAGGAACCCTTCCTCGTCATGGAGACCAACGCCACCTCGATCGGCGGCTCCGCCGACAACTTCCCCCTCTACCGCGGCCAGGCCCGCCAGGCCGTGTGGAGCATGGTCGCGCGCGGCGCCAGGATGATCGAGTACTGGCACTGGCACTCCCTGCACTACGGCGCCGAGACCTACTGGGGCGGCATCCTCGGCCACAGCCTGGAACCCGGCCGGACGTACGACGAACTCTCGGCAATCGCTGGGGAGTTCAAGCAGGCCGGTACCGCGATCGAGGGCCTGCGGCCCCGCAGTGACGTGGCGATGCTGCTGTCCGCCGACAGCCGCTGGGCCATGGAGTTCATGGCACCGCTCCGGGGCAACACCCCAGCCTGGTTCGGCGATCCGCGGTCCTACGACCGCATCGTCGCCGCCTTCTACCGGGGGCTGTTCGACGCCGGGTTGTCCGTCGACATCGTTTCCCCGGAACAACTTCCCTCCAGTCCGGAGGAGTTGGTGGACCTGTGGCCGGTGCTGGTCGTCCCGGCGCTGTACATCGCGGACGACGCGACGCTCGACCTGCTGCGCCGGTACGCCGAAGCCGGCGGGCATCTCGTCCTCACCCCGCGCACCGGTTACGCCGACGAGGAGGCCGTCGCCCGGCACACGGTCATGCCTGGAGTGCTGCGGCCCGCGGCGGGCGTGCGCTATCAGGAGTTCACCAATGTGCTGACGCCGGTCACGGTCACACCGGGGGACATGAGCGGCCCCGCTCTGCACGGGCACGCCACCGCCTGGGCGGATGGACTGATCGCGGAGGGTGCCACCGTCCTCGCCGGGTACGACCATCCGCACCTGGGCCAGTTCGCCGCCGTCACCACCCACGAGTACGGCGCCGGCCGCGTGACGTACATCGGAACCGTCCCGGACCGCGAACTCTCGCGCAGCCTCGCCGACTGGGTCGGCACGGTCTCGCTCCCCTCCGACGCCTGGCGCGAGGACCGGCCGCCGTCCGTCACCTGTACGTCGGCCACCACCGCCGACGGCGCCGCCCTGCGCTTCGTCCACAACTGGGCCTGGGAACCGGTCGGTTACCGCCTGCCCGGGGACGTCCACGACCTGTTCACCGGTGAGCCCCTCGCCGCCGGAACCGCGCTCGAACTCGGGCCCTGGGACGTCCGGTTGCTCATCGAACGCACCGACAACCCCACTTCACCTACACCAACACCTGCACCTGCACCTGCACATTCGCCTTCACCCTCACCGAGGAGGACGCCGTGA